The sequence below is a genomic window from Lolium perenne isolate Kyuss_39 chromosome 7, Kyuss_2.0, whole genome shotgun sequence.
gctagctgactagtggcagtgcGTACTACCGGCgttagcaacaacgtggaacctgtacaCAACAcagccaaagtactttgccccaacttacagtgaggttatcaatctcacaggtttgctgaacacaaaggattagacgtatcaaatggaaggagatgtttgcagaaagtaaacagaacaggattgcagtAGAATTTATTAGTAAAGGAAAtatgaccggggtccatagttcactagaggtgtctctccataaagataaaaaatagcatgttgggtgaacaaattacagatggacaattgatagaatatcgccaatacatgacaagatgattactatgagatttgatacgggcattacaacataatacatagactataatccaactgcgtctatgactaataatccaccttcaggttagcgtccgcacccctttcagtattaagttgcaagcaacagactatcgcattaagcaatgtgtgtaaagtaaacaataaaattacccttggataaaacattgttattttctccctagtagcaacatcatatCTACAATCTTaaaagttataaagtcactctcccagaaaactagaggtatgaacctactatcgagcataaataccccctcttggagtctcaAGTGTCCACCTggtcagagtttctactagcaacggagagcatgcaagatcacaaatagcatatgacatgaatatataatcaatatcaacatagtatacaatattcatcggaaccctgcaaaccaaacatataggattacataaagatgatcttgatcatgtatggcagctcacaagatcgatacatgaagcacaacgtggagaagacaaccatccaggtactgatatggacccatagtccagggatgaactactccagcgatgatttccccctccagcagggtgtcgggaagagctttagaacccccgatatgggttctgcgatggcggccgcgactgaacttttcgtggatggaggctcgggtatccagggttttccgagaagatgtataaataggcagaggctttaggtcggtggggcgcctggtgggcccagacctaccctaggcgcgggccaggtccaggccgcgccattgggtggtctggccgccctgtggcgcctcttcgaccccctctggacttcgtctctgtttcggtaaaatattgacttcgacttttgtttcgtccaatttcgagaatattttctgtacaaattttatgaaataaaaaaacaacagaaaaaatggaactggcactgtggcatcttgttaataggttagtgccggaaatcatgtgaaagtgcaacgaagtgtaagcaaaacatatatgaattggtgtaaaacatgcatggagcataaaaaattatagatacgtttgagacgtagaaGGGTTgcatgggaatccccaagcttatgatATTCATCATACTTGAATCATCTTAGTGTGATATTCCTCCATTCACTGTGAAAAAACTTTAACACAAACTTTTCTATCCATTTTTTTCTATGGGTGACATTAAGGTACAAATAAAtcatgcttgctgccattttaatCAAAAATAAAATTATGTCTTCATGAACTAGAGAACATAATGTTCTAATCATTCTAGAATATCAAAATATCCAAATAAAAAATTACTTTGGTACACAAAAGAATGCATCTAACAAAACAAAGTAGAATCTATCCAGAATTTTTGCTGCAGCAAAACTGATTTTTTTGGTGCACTCCATTTTGCATTAGTAAGATTCGATGATGATCTTTCCATTCACTTTTTTGATTCGCGTGAAACGCATGCATGCTTTAAGACCCATATATCTTGCCCATCATTATCTAGAGTATATATTCTATCCAGCTGATGTACGTCCTAGTTCAACTGACCTTTGTTTGCAACAAACATAATGCTGATTGGTGATGAAAAATTAGTTTTCTATAAATCTAACAACTACTTACAAGATTTTACCAACACATATCTTTCAGCACTTCATCCTAGGGCAGTTCGTGCGTGTGCAGCTACCCTCCTAGACATGAGGTAATTTTCGATATTATCTTATTGATGAATTGTTAgtatccactacaacttaaaaagagAATAGACAAGTAAACCCATAAACCCCGGTCTAATTTTAATCATAGAAAACACATTTCCATTGCATTTATCTTACTTTCTACTTGCAGCACTATTTTAATCCCAAAATATAAAAATAGTTTGTATACTTAATCATACACAAAACCCAAAACAACTATCTCTTTACTGCTTTTACTTAGTTTGCACTTCTTatttactttactttactttTACTATATCTTTTATCTACAATTACTAATAAGAAatattgtgcttgacaaccacacggtggagttcgaGACACAAGGCAATACTTTattttgcaggattgctagaagaagaggaaAAGAGACACCTCTAAGCCAATTcctcgagagttcgatataaaccctcgagtcacccttgtgggaaaaaCTTCGCTGACTACAACACTCTGGAGTCCCAACGCCATCACCGAGTTATAACCAAAATAAGGGGGATTATCGCTAAATTCCgaaaaatcaatataaaacataactataacattatataagatgcaaatatgtgggaatatgtacaaataaactacaaagttcacgTACCCATTTTACATGCATAAATATGCATGTAGATTGGTGCCATCACAAAGTTCCACGCCACATAGTGCGGTCTAGCCTACCTAGCACGGGGGTGTCAGGTTTATTCTACCAAGTGTGAAGCATGTCGAGTAGAGGGAGCTCGAAAAGCGCTAAGTAATGTTTCATGTCATTGAACGCGGAGGCCAGTGACAAATCAAATTATCGTTATATTTGTCACTCGGATAACGGATGAGGTAAAAGTCACCCACTAGGATCCAGGAGATGAGTAGAGGGTTATGAGGTTTTCAAGATCAGCGAGGAAGGGGGTGATTGAGAGAGTGATCAACAAGGACGTACACGTTCGTAACCACGAAAAAGAGATCCGAGAGGGTGTACTTGAGAGTGGTGGTGAAGAAGAAACGATCCTCGCCCGAGGAGATGATGGAGTACAAGCTGGGGCCTCAGGCTATAAGGAAGCCACTTGTGCTCCCGACAACATCGACCGTGGCAAAATCGAAgagctggggggggggggggggggaggcggCGGTAAATCAGTGAACCAAGCGGAGTTTGGTTTCCTGAATACATATAATCGAGGGCAACGCGTCAACCATGCATAGAGAAGATGTCGGTCCGGCCGGTGATCCCTGAGGGATGGTGCTGCTCGccggagagaagaagaaaaaagctacGGTAGAGACCATGGTGACGTGAGTCAACCGGAAATTTGGTTAATTCTCATTCTAGGCAGacccaaaaaaaaaaagtggTTCATCAAAGAGCAGAGTGAACTCCGGTGGGCTTCGTGAAAATAAGGCCCGAGGTATGCGACGGGTGGAGCCGTGGAGGGAAGAGGGGAGATCGATCTTTTGTTGGCAGGTGGGCGGTGTGAGGATCTGGTGGTCGTGGCGCGCGCGCGACCCCGGCGTGGAGACGAGATGCCACCCGCGAATATCTCACCCCACCAATGGCCTCCCGCCCTCACTCACCCTATCCTCTCCTATACCTCCGGCCCAGCTACCTTCTCCCCCACcacagtaacacagtaaaaccaaACGCGCGCAGCAGCACCGCCGGCTGCCGCAGCCGCAGCACGCACGCGCGCACTGTTAATATGCTAGTTTTATGCTAGCCACCGCTCCGGCCGGCCCCTCTTCTCGGCGTGTGGCGTGTGGTGTCCATAGAGCTTCTGGTTGGTTCGTACCAGTACTTGGTTATTGTCTCCGCCGCCGTGTTGCTCTTcctccccttctcttcctcttggTTCTTCGTCGCCTCCGCCTGCCGCCGCTGCTTCTGTCCCGCGCCGCACAGGTACGGGCACCACGCCGTCGGCGTCCTCTCCTAGCTACTTTTCTCTCGTTGCCCAGAAGGCAGTTTTGGTAATCGCGTACGTGCTCAAGGGTCGCAGATAGATAATCGAGCGGCGAGACATGACGGCGACGCCGGCGGTGATCGGCCTGAGCGCCGGCAACCGCCTCCTGAGCACGTCCTTCGGGCCGCCCAGCGACCTGCTCACCGACAAGGTGAACAGCCACATGGCCTGCGCGACGGGGGACGCCCACGGCTCCACCTCGCTGCAgttcgcgccgccgccggcgcccaaGCTCACCGTCGCCGCGCACAGGCTCAAGCTCTCCCCGCACGGCCGCGCGCAGGTCATGCGGGCGCTCAGGCAGAGCGCGCCCGCGGCCGtgctcgcgccgccgccccgCCCACGTTCGGCAGCGATGGATCATCCCACCGACGAGCTCGCGCTCGAGGCCATCATCCAGCTGCAGAGGTCCATGCTCGAGAAGCAGTGGCAGCTCCCCTTCGAGGACGATGACGACctggccgaggaggacgacggcgGCAAGACCATGGCCTCCTCAGTCGGCGTCGTGGCGCGCTCCGGCGTCTCGGCAAGGCAGAGACGGATGAGCGGCCGGAGGCGCGGGAGGTCCAAgaacggcgccgccgccgcgcactTGACCATCAGCCCCGAGCTGCTGCAGAGCAGGAACCGTATCTACCTACGGGGAACCGTCAGCAAGGAGCTCCTCACGCACAAGCAGGTTGTCCAACTCTCCAAGAAGATCAAGGACGGCATGTGGCTGCAGCAGCAAAGATCAAAGTACGCCCAATTGCCTGAGCTTTCCAACAAAAAAAATCAGCGATCAGTTCAGCTTACTGTTGTCTGAAATCAAGAACCACTGCAACAGCTACACTGCTGCTCTGCATTGTGCTATCTAGTCCACACTTTTGCTTAACCTCTGAAACATTGGTTCAGGCTGAAAGAGAAGCTGGGAAATGAGCCATCGTACCAGCAGATGGCGCAGTCGCTCCGGATATCGACGGCGGAGCTGAGGTCCAGGATGCGCGAGTCCTTCCTCGCGAGGGAGGTGCTAACGATGAGCAACCTCCGTTTGGTCATATCCATCGCACAGAAGTATGATAAGCTGGGGGTGGAGCTGGCTGACCTGATTCAGGTAATGACAACCTGTTCATGCACATTAGTATTTGTTTGTTTCACTAGGACAACCAATGTGATCAATACTAGTAGTATTTAACATGTTTGGCAATTTGGTTGGTGATGCAGGGTGGTCTGATAGGGCTACTCCGTGGGATCGAGAAGTTCGATGCGTCGAGGGGCTTCAAAATATCCACTTATGTGTACTGGTGGATTCGTCAGGTGAGAACTCATCAGTAGTAATCGCAGAATCGAACATGGAAGATTAGATGCACTCATCATTCATTAATTAGTTAATAATTAATTTGCTTTTTACCAGGGTGTTTCAAGAGCATTGGCCGAGAACTCAAAAACATTCAGGCTCCCTACTTACCTCCATGAGAGGCTCATTGCAATTCGTGGTGCAAAGTACGCGTTGGAAGACCAAGGAATTTCTCCGACAACAGAGGTAAAGGCAGACTACGTTCCTGATTTTTTTCTCTTATTTGAAAACAATGACATTCATACTTGTCTTACGATATGTTTTTGTTCTTGATTTTTTCTCGTGTTGCTTGTGTGAAGCATTTCTCGAATGGTTTGTAATGACTTCTTTATATTGTCCTCAGAACATCGCAGTGTCGCTCAATATATCGGAAAAGAAAGTACACAATGCTACAGAGGTATTTATATCTTTATTTTGCCAGGTCCGATTTCTCTTGTTTAGCCTTTTAACCTATTTTCAGTGCTAACAAACAGTTTTCATGTTGAAAATGCAGGCTGTCAACAAGGTTCTTTCATTGGATCAACAGGCATTTCCCTCCTTAAACGGTCTACCTGGGGATACACTCCATAGTGTAAGCCGTTATACAACCACACATTATATACCATCCAAATTATTTTTCAACTTTTAAATGTTCATCTGAACTAACTGTGATTTCCTTGTTCTCAGTATATAGAGGATCAAAATGTTGCGAATGATCCATGGCATGGATTTGAGGAGTGGTATCTCAAGGTAAACCTTACTGCTGTTGATTTGGAACATAATCctgattttttttgtaaaatatgTTTTAACTTAATCACTCTGATGATACCAGGAGGAAGTCAACAAGCTTCTAGACTCAACTCTCACCGAACGCGAGAGGGACATTATTCGGTTATATCATGGTATAGGGAAACAATGCCATACATGGGAGGATATTAGCAGACAGTAAGTATTAACTGGACCAAGACTTTTTGGGATGTCTTGTACTACTTATTAAGTCACAAACTCACAATTAAGTCCATCTGGTTGCCTGGATTTTTTAATGAAATTGCTATATAATTGTTCATATCATTAACATGACCATTACTTAAGCATATCGTTATTTTGGTAAAATATTTTGTTGCGTGATATCTCATCCTGATTTCTGAAACATCCTCAGGTTCGGGTTGTCGAGAGAGCGGGTGAGGCAAGTAGGGCTCATTGCGATGGAGAAGCTGAAGCACACTGCGAGGAGGAAAAGATTGGACGCGCTGCTCCAGGACTACTGAGCTGAGGTGTTTTTGGTGTCGAGTCGGATCAAATCCACACACGCAGTGGTTGTATATAGTCAGAAAGAGAGAACATCAACATAGGGTACATCCTTCAAATGGCTCCACTGCCACTCACCTGCAGATAATCATACCTGTACATTTTGTGACAATAGGCATGCATGATGAAAATCCCCCAATGCCTGTGCTGTCAAGAGTCAGTCAAGGCCATATTTTCCTTGGAAGCCTTACAAGTATTCTGTATTGTATATATAATGAATGTCTCATAGCTTGATCAAATAGAGCAAGAAATTTGTCCTGAATCTTTGTTCTGTCAAAACAAATTGAACCATGCAATAGAGCTGTGTATTAATTAAGATAAAAGAACCTTTCGTGACCTAGCCTCCCGGTCGCTTCACGCGATTCCTGAGCGGAAATACTGGACTCACATGGCTCCGTTCACCTCGCCGCTGCCGGAGCTGAatgcggacggcggcggcggggtgtCTCCGCCTGTTTTTCCCCTTCCACCAATCAAATGGAGTAGATCGAGCTAGCTCCCCACCTCAGAGATAGTGTGGCTGGTACTCTGGGCAGTGTCAAGAGCAGCCGGTGATGATTTTGGTAGGGAGCTGCAATTCCGAGACTTCCGTTGTGTCAAACTGTCAATGGCTTGTGTTAAAGTGTGGAGACTGTTATTCTCGTGGTCACCAGTGAAAAGCAAGGGGCTCAACCTCTGACGATTCAGGTGGGGGAATTTGGTGATGATGCAGAGCTCTGGAACTATTGGACGAACCTGCAGCTGCTGAATGTTGCATGCTATCAGCACAAGCAACTGCCGGCACTAAATCCACGTGTTCAAGATCAAGCAATGCTATTGTTGTTGGATTCAGGACTTATAGTTTTGTCGGTGCATCTTTTGTTCAGTGTCTCCAATTGTCCACACACCCGAACCGATGGATTTCCAAGCATTACAGCTGCTAGAGGATCGCCGTGAAATTTGGGAAATTGTTGTTCACGAATCGCTACCTCAATCTACGGTCAATTCCTCTGTTCTGTGGGCTATCCAGGTGGTGCTAAATGAATACAGACGTGTTTGCTGAAACTGAAGGACTTTCTCCTCGCCGACAATATGACTATGCAGCGAGGAGGAGAAACAGTAGGCTGGTGTCGGAGGCGCTGACCAACAATGCCTGGCTTTCAGCCTTCGACTCCAATCTATCAATTGACGCCTAGGCTCAGTGCATTAGACTTTGGGAGGCGATTGATATGGTACACAGGGACAATCTTCAGCAAGATATTTTCAAGTGGATTAGCGCCGACAACGGTGCTTATTCAGTCGGATGCTCTGTCAGGGGTAGGAGGAGTTCAGTCTGCATATACCCCCCCTTTGGAGATCGCTCGCCACGCTCAAATGCAAAATTTTCTGCTGGCTAGCACTGAGATACACGCTCTAGATCTCGGACAGACGACAACGGAACGGCCTTCAGGAGCACACGGAGGCCTGCTTCACTTGTCTGCAAGAAGAAGACACGGTGGATCACATTCTTATGCAATGCCCGTTCTCGCGTCAGGTCTGGTTTGAGTGTTTGATGGCGGCAGGTCTAAACATTGTGGAGCCTGG
It includes:
- the LOC127314717 gene encoding RNA polymerase sigma factor sigA; this translates as MTATPAVIGLSAGNRLLSTSFGPPSDLLTDKVNSHMACATGDAHGSTSLQFAPPPAPKLTVAAHRLKLSPHGRAQVMRALRQSAPAAVLAPPPRPRSAAMDHPTDELALEAIIQLQRSMLEKQWQLPFEDDDDLAEEDDGGKTMASSVGVVARSGVSARQRRMSGRRRGRSKNGAAAAHLTISPELLQSRNRIYLRGTVSKELLTHKQVVQLSKKIKDGMWLQQQRSKLKEKLGNEPSYQQMAQSLRISTAELRSRMRESFLAREVLTMSNLRLVISIAQKYDKLGVELADLIQGGLIGLLRGIEKFDASRGFKISTYVYWWIRQGVSRALAENSKTFRLPTYLHERLIAIRGAKYALEDQGISPTTENIAVSLNISEKKVHNATEAVNKVLSLDQQAFPSLNGLPGDTLHSYIEDQNVANDPWHGFEEWYLKEEVNKLLDSTLTERERDIIRLYHGIGKQCHTWEDISRQFGLSRERVRQVGLIAMEKLKHTARRKRLDALLQDY